From a single Eriocheir sinensis breed Jianghai 21 chromosome 18, ASM2467909v1, whole genome shotgun sequence genomic region:
- the LOC127000285 gene encoding zinc finger protein 300-like, which translates to MSAKSVGKDSLGRLTSTNTPTPSGGGPHECHQCGKGFSYKSHLNIHTLSHTGERPHECHECGKRFITKGHLNTHTLTHTGERPHECHECGKMFRKKFNLNIHTLLHTGERPHECHECGKRFITKGQLNTHTLSHTGERPHECHECGKKFCRKGHLNRHTLSHTGERPHECHECGKKFRRKGHLNTHTLSHTGERPHECHECGKRFRTMRDLYRHTHIHTGEKPLNAMTGKRFNQEEATTTLSPHPPQPHFYPVSSTSSGQTHFYWSLLVQPTSISLLQPSPLLAPVSSSPAHSSHQPPLAQPTPRTSLLQLSPFLAPVSSSPAHSSHQSSPAQPIPRTSLL; encoded by the coding sequence ATGAGTGCTAAGAGTGTGgggaaagactccctgggaaggctgacctcaacaaatacacccacaccctCTGGTGgaggacctcatgaatgccatcagTGTGGCAAAGGTTTCAGTTACAAGAGTCACCTCAATATacacaccctttcacacactggtgaaagacctcatgaatgccatgagtgtgggaaaaggttcattacgaagggtcacctcaacacacacacacttacacacactggtgaaagacctcatgaatgccatgaatGTGGCAAAATGTTCCGTAAAAAGTTTAACCTCAACATACACACCCttttacacactggtgaaagacctcatgaatgccatgagtgtgggaAAAGGTTCATTACGAAGGGtcaactcaacacacacacactttcacacactggtgaaagacctcatgaatgccatgaatGTGGCAAAAAGTTCTGTAGAaagggtcacctcaacagacacaccctttcacacactggtgaaagacctcatgaatgccatgaatGTGGCAAAAAGTTCCGTAgaaagggtcacctcaacacacacaccctttcacacactggtgaaagacctcatgaatgccatgagtgtggcaaaaggttccgTACGATGAGGGACCTCTACAGACACACTCatatacacactggtgaaaaacctCTGAATGCCATGACTGGCAAAAGATTCAATCAAGAGGAGGCCACCACAACATTGTCTCCACATCCACCCCAGCCACATTTCTACCCAGTCTCTTCTACCTCCTCGGGCCAGACCCATTTCTACTGGTCTCTTCTGGTCCAACCCACTTCtatcagtctcctccagcccagcccactcctcgccccagtctcctccagcccagcccactcctcgcacCAGCCTCCTctagcccagcccactcctcgcaccagtctcctccagctcAGCCCATTCCtcgcaccagtctcctccagcccagcccattcCTCGCACCAGtcttctccagcccagcccaTTCCTCGCACCAGTCTCCTctag